One Verrucomicrobiota bacterium genomic region harbors:
- a CDS encoding diacylglycerol kinase family protein has translation MPDFLLIANPASGTQAAPQVALEVKQILEAAGKSVDLHLTTGRGDALAQAREAAQRGIKVVVGCGGDGTLQEVATALENTATTLGLIPRGRCNDFARVMGLYRTDSPARVAAVLLAGRRRAVDLGAVGHQRFLTVATLGFDSEASRFVETRRLWIKGTPAYLYAVLVVLSRFRAPLVRLRGDFGVFEGRILLAATGNAPCYGGAMRIAPGAAPDDGLFQICVVEDVSRFTVLCMLPKVLRGTHGTHPKVRMLVSRSVEIETPEGPQWICADGESLCQTPCRFEVRPRVLQVIVP, from the coding sequence ATGCCTGATTTTCTGCTCATCGCCAATCCAGCCTCTGGCACTCAGGCAGCGCCGCAGGTTGCGCTGGAAGTTAAACAGATCTTGGAAGCCGCCGGCAAATCGGTGGACCTGCATTTGACAACCGGGCGGGGCGATGCTCTGGCGCAAGCGCGCGAGGCGGCGCAACGCGGAATAAAAGTGGTGGTGGGGTGCGGCGGGGATGGGACGTTACAAGAGGTGGCCACTGCCTTGGAAAACACGGCGACCACCCTGGGCCTTATTCCCCGTGGGCGCTGCAATGATTTTGCGCGGGTGATGGGGCTGTACCGCACGGATTCTCCGGCCCGGGTGGCGGCGGTGCTGCTGGCCGGGCGCCGGCGGGCGGTGGATCTTGGCGCGGTGGGGCACCAACGGTTTCTCACGGTGGCCACGCTGGGCTTTGATTCCGAGGCGAGCCGCTTTGTGGAAACCCGGCGGCTCTGGATCAAGGGCACGCCGGCCTATCTCTACGCCGTGCTGGTGGTGTTGAGCCGCTTTCGCGCACCGCTGGTGCGGTTGCGGGGTGATTTCGGCGTCTTTGAGGGGCGCATTTTGCTCGCAGCCACCGGCAACGCTCCTTGTTATGGCGGGGCGATGCGGATCGCGCCGGGCGCGGCACCCGATGACGGCTTATTCCAAATTTGCGTCGTGGAAGACGTCTCCCGGTTCACCGTGTTATGCATGTTGCCCAAGGTGTTGCGCGGCACCCATGGCACTCATCCCAAAGTGCGGATGCTGGTTTCCCGATCCGTGGAAATTGAAACGCCGGAAGGGCCACAATGGATTTGCGCGGATGGGGAATCGTTGTGCCAGACGCCATGCCGCTTTGAGGTGCGTCCGCGCGTGCTGCAAGTGATTGTGCCTTAA